The following coding sequences are from one Gigantopelta aegis isolate Gae_Host chromosome 15, Gae_host_genome, whole genome shotgun sequence window:
- the LOC121390625 gene encoding phospholipid scramblase 1-like isoform X1: MSQPVTSQPQGQGTPGYGTNPQAGYGALPGQYGAPPGQYGAPTGQYGALPGQYGAPPGQYGAPPGQYGSPPGYQHQNQQYTQGQPQMQPILGQPVQWMNRPQAIPGCPPGLEYLTQLDQLLIKQQKEVLEKSGECTRQCCGSDCGFIMHITDNMGQEVIRVQREFKCCAGCCWCADVDCCAYFLTVESPVENPIGYVRQMKSCWKAQYAILDVYMNMVLQIKGPCCICDGPCCTWDQEFNVFSRDESTKVGKISKQWPGLFKEIFTDADNFGVTFPVNLDVKMKANLLAAVFLIDFVFFEMSQSLLQ, translated from the exons GTACTAACCCACAAGCTGGTTATGGCGCTCTACCAGGCCAATATGGAGCTCCACCAGGCCAATATGGAGCTCCAACAGGCCAATACGGAGCACTACCAGGCCAATATGGAGCACCGCCAGGCCAATATGGAGCACCACCAGGCCAATACGGGTCTCCTCCAGGATATCAGCATCAGAACCAGCAGTATACCCAGGGTCAACCTCAAA TGCAGCCAATTCTTGGACAACCCGTTCAGTGGATGAATCGTCCTCAGGCGATTCCTGGTTGTCCGCCGGGCTTGGAGTATCTCACACAGCTAGACCAGCTACTCATAAAACAACAGAAGGAAGTTCTCGAAA AATCTGGTGAGTGCACTAGACAGTGCTGTGGCTCCGATTGTGGATTTATTATGCATATTACTGACAACATGGGACAG GAGGTTATCCGAGTACAGAGAGAGTTCAAGTGTTGTGCGGGTTGTTGCTGGTGTGCCGATGTTGATTGCTGTGCTTACTTCCTGACCGTTGAGTCGCCTGTCGAAAACCCAATCGGATATGTCAGACAGAT GAAAAGCTGCTGGAAAGCACAGTATGCTATTCTTGATGTTTACATGAATATGGTTCTCCAGATTAAGGGCCCATGCTGTATTTGTGATGGACCTTGCTGCACCTGGGATCAGGAATTCAAT GTTTTCTCTAGAGATGAGAGTACAAAGGTCGGTAAGATCAGTAAACAGTGGCCTGGGCTATTTAAAGAGATCTTTACTGATGCTGACAACTTCGGTGTTACAT TTCCAGTGAATCTTGATGTAAAAATGAAGGCAAATCTTCTGGCAGCTGTCTTTCTTATT GATTTCGTGTTTTTTGAGATGTCACAGAGCCTACTTCAATAG
- the LOC121390625 gene encoding phospholipid scramblase 2-like isoform X3 produces the protein MSQPVTSQPQGQGTPGYGTNPQAGYGALPGQYGAPPGQYGAPTGQYGALPGQYGAPPGQYGAPPGQYGSPPGYQHQNQQYTQGQPQKSGECTRQCCGSDCGFIMHITDNMGQEVIRVQREFKCCAGCCWCADVDCCAYFLTVESPVENPIGYVRQMKSCWKAQYAILDVYMNMVLQIKGPCCICDGPCCTWDQEFNVFSRDESTKVGKISKQWPGLFKEIFTDADNFGVTFPVNLDVKMKANLLAAVFLIDFVFFEMSQSLLQ, from the exons GTACTAACCCACAAGCTGGTTATGGCGCTCTACCAGGCCAATATGGAGCTCCACCAGGCCAATATGGAGCTCCAACAGGCCAATACGGAGCACTACCAGGCCAATATGGAGCACCGCCAGGCCAATATGGAGCACCACCAGGCCAATACGGGTCTCCTCCAGGATATCAGCATCAGAACCAGCAGTATACCCAGGGTCAACCTCAAA AATCTGGTGAGTGCACTAGACAGTGCTGTGGCTCCGATTGTGGATTTATTATGCATATTACTGACAACATGGGACAG GAGGTTATCCGAGTACAGAGAGAGTTCAAGTGTTGTGCGGGTTGTTGCTGGTGTGCCGATGTTGATTGCTGTGCTTACTTCCTGACCGTTGAGTCGCCTGTCGAAAACCCAATCGGATATGTCAGACAGAT GAAAAGCTGCTGGAAAGCACAGTATGCTATTCTTGATGTTTACATGAATATGGTTCTCCAGATTAAGGGCCCATGCTGTATTTGTGATGGACCTTGCTGCACCTGGGATCAGGAATTCAAT GTTTTCTCTAGAGATGAGAGTACAAAGGTCGGTAAGATCAGTAAACAGTGGCCTGGGCTATTTAAAGAGATCTTTACTGATGCTGACAACTTCGGTGTTACAT TTCCAGTGAATCTTGATGTAAAAATGAAGGCAAATCTTCTGGCAGCTGTCTTTCTTATT GATTTCGTGTTTTTTGAGATGTCACAGAGCCTACTTCAATAG
- the LOC121390625 gene encoding phospholipid scramblase 1-like isoform X2 — MSQPVTSQPQGQGTPGYGTNPQAGYGALPGQYGAPPGQYGAPTGQYGALPGQYGAPPGQYGAPPGQYGSPPGYQHQNQQYTQGQPQMQPILGQPVQWMNRPQAIPGCPPGLEYLTQLDQLLIKQQKEVLEKSGECTRQCCGSDCGFIMHITDNMGQEVIRVQREFKCCAGCCWCADVDCCAYFLTVESPVENPIGYVRQMKSCWKAQYAILDVYMNMVLQIKGPCCICDGPCCTWDQEFNVFSRDESTKVGKISKQWPGLFKEIFTDADNFGVT, encoded by the exons GTACTAACCCACAAGCTGGTTATGGCGCTCTACCAGGCCAATATGGAGCTCCACCAGGCCAATATGGAGCTCCAACAGGCCAATACGGAGCACTACCAGGCCAATATGGAGCACCGCCAGGCCAATATGGAGCACCACCAGGCCAATACGGGTCTCCTCCAGGATATCAGCATCAGAACCAGCAGTATACCCAGGGTCAACCTCAAA TGCAGCCAATTCTTGGACAACCCGTTCAGTGGATGAATCGTCCTCAGGCGATTCCTGGTTGTCCGCCGGGCTTGGAGTATCTCACACAGCTAGACCAGCTACTCATAAAACAACAGAAGGAAGTTCTCGAAA AATCTGGTGAGTGCACTAGACAGTGCTGTGGCTCCGATTGTGGATTTATTATGCATATTACTGACAACATGGGACAG GAGGTTATCCGAGTACAGAGAGAGTTCAAGTGTTGTGCGGGTTGTTGCTGGTGTGCCGATGTTGATTGCTGTGCTTACTTCCTGACCGTTGAGTCGCCTGTCGAAAACCCAATCGGATATGTCAGACAGAT GAAAAGCTGCTGGAAAGCACAGTATGCTATTCTTGATGTTTACATGAATATGGTTCTCCAGATTAAGGGCCCATGCTGTATTTGTGATGGACCTTGCTGCACCTGGGATCAGGAATTCAAT GTTTTCTCTAGAGATGAGAGTACAAAGGTCGGTAAGATCAGTAAACAGTGGCCTGGGCTATTTAAAGAGATCTTTACTGATGCTGACAACTTCGGTGTTACAT GA